Proteins encoded by one window of Salmonirosea aquatica:
- a CDS encoding DUF6454 family protein, with protein MLRTFVIKSLLVNGLVLLCFKNTLAQATSTELSTKFQNLTDQTIWQQVATLPLAFPAHHPQGMVKIGSYFYMSSVEVLDRAAGKGTGHLFKFDDKGKLLADLRLGEGAMYHPGGIDFDGKYIWVPVAEYRPNSHSIVYKVDPETLKSTEVFRVDDHVGGLVHDTDSHTLHGISWGSRTFYAWPLESDGKIGGMKSPRVPGTPNPSYYIDYQDCHYVGQHLMLCGGLKNYKNGRSTFGLGGLELINLTDLRPVHQVPLALWSPTGRPMTQNPFWLESTETGLRAYFVPDDNQGTLFIYETKVE; from the coding sequence ATGCTGCGAACATTCGTTATAAAATCGCTATTGGTAAACGGGCTGGTGCTGCTGTGCTTCAAAAATACACTAGCACAGGCAACATCAACTGAACTATCTACCAAATTCCAGAATCTGACGGATCAAACCATTTGGCAACAGGTAGCTACCCTACCCCTCGCTTTCCCGGCGCATCACCCGCAGGGCATGGTCAAAATCGGCTCCTACTTTTATATGTCATCGGTAGAGGTACTCGATCGGGCGGCGGGTAAGGGTACCGGGCATCTTTTCAAATTCGATGATAAGGGAAAGCTGCTGGCGGATCTGCGGCTTGGAGAAGGAGCGATGTACCACCCCGGTGGCATTGATTTCGATGGGAAGTACATCTGGGTTCCGGTGGCCGAGTACCGGCCCAATAGCCATTCGATTGTTTACAAAGTCGATCCCGAAACGTTGAAAAGTACAGAGGTTTTCCGGGTTGACGATCATGTGGGTGGACTGGTGCATGACACCGATTCCCATACGCTCCACGGAATCAGTTGGGGCTCGCGGACTTTTTATGCATGGCCGTTAGAAAGTGATGGAAAAATCGGTGGGATGAAATCACCCAGGGTACCCGGTACCCCGAATCCCTCCTACTACATCGATTATCAGGACTGCCATTACGTAGGACAGCACCTCATGCTGTGCGGGGGATTGAAGAACTATAAAAACGGCCGCTCGACTTTCGGACTCGGTGGACTGGAACTGATCAATTTAACGGATCTTCGTCCCGTGCATCAGGTACCTCTTGCGCTCTGGTCCCCTACCGGCCGCCCCATGACCCAAAATCCCTTCTGGCTGGAAAGCACCGAAACCGGCCTCCGGGCCTACTTCGTGCCGGACGACAACCAAGGTACCCTTTTCATATATGAAACCAAGGTGGAATAA
- a CDS encoding glutamine synthetase family protein: MNKQEITGYLEENDIQKIKFAFADIDGILRGKLIHRRKFLEGLESGYGFCDVVFGWDSADAVYDNVKLTGWHSGYPDAPARIDLGTFRKVPWENDQPFFLADFSRADGNDLAACPRSLLKRVVEQCAELGFHAEYAQEFEWFNFRETPQSLQEKNFRQMQPLTPGMFGYSILRPSAESDFFHDLFDGLGEFDIPLEGLHTETGPGVYEAAIIHDQILKAADKAVLFKTAVKEIAYRHGIVATFMAKWNTELPGCSGHIHQSLWTPDLSRNLFYDPDDAHKMSPLMKHFLAGQLHCLPHILPMFAPTVNSYKRLVEGAWAPTTVTWAIENRTTALRVINDTEGHTRVEHRVAGADSNPYLAMAAALASGLYGIKNKLSLDVPPTQGNGYENRDNGTLPANLWDATQAMKASPLSVELFGEAFVNHFTSTRDWEWRQYARQVSDWELRRYFEII, translated from the coding sequence ATGAATAAGCAGGAGATTACGGGGTACCTCGAGGAGAACGACATTCAAAAAATAAAATTCGCTTTTGCGGACATCGACGGCATATTGCGGGGCAAGCTCATCCACCGCCGAAAATTCCTGGAAGGACTGGAAAGCGGCTACGGTTTCTGTGATGTGGTGTTCGGGTGGGATAGTGCCGATGCGGTATACGACAATGTGAAGCTTACGGGCTGGCACTCGGGGTACCCCGATGCTCCGGCCCGTATCGATCTCGGCACGTTTCGTAAGGTACCCTGGGAAAACGATCAGCCCTTTTTTCTGGCGGATTTCAGCCGTGCGGATGGAAACGACCTGGCGGCCTGCCCCCGTAGCCTGTTGAAACGTGTAGTCGAGCAATGCGCCGAGCTGGGCTTTCATGCCGAGTACGCGCAGGAATTCGAGTGGTTCAATTTTCGTGAAACGCCCCAATCGCTTCAGGAGAAAAATTTCCGCCAAATGCAGCCGCTTACGCCCGGTATGTTTGGCTATTCTATACTACGGCCGTCCGCGGAAAGTGATTTTTTTCATGACCTGTTCGACGGCTTAGGCGAATTTGACATACCCCTGGAAGGGTTGCATACCGAAACCGGACCCGGCGTGTACGAAGCCGCCATTATTCATGACCAGATTCTGAAAGCTGCCGACAAGGCGGTGCTGTTCAAAACGGCCGTGAAGGAAATTGCCTACCGGCACGGGATCGTGGCTACCTTCATGGCTAAGTGGAATACCGAATTGCCGGGATGCAGCGGCCATATTCACCAAAGCCTCTGGACGCCCGACCTCAGCCGGAACCTGTTCTACGACCCTGACGACGCCCATAAAATGAGCCCGCTGATGAAGCACTTCCTCGCCGGGCAACTCCACTGCTTACCCCATATCCTACCGATGTTTGCGCCCACGGTCAATAGCTACAAGCGGCTGGTGGAGGGAGCCTGGGCACCTACGACCGTCACCTGGGCCATTGAGAACCGCACCACCGCCTTACGCGTCATTAATGATACCGAAGGCCACACCCGCGTGGAACACCGCGTGGCCGGGGCTGACTCTAATCCCTACCTGGCGATGGCTGCCGCGCTGGCTTCGGGCCTGTACGGAATCAAAAACAAATTGTCGCTAGATGTACCTCCCACGCAGGGCAATGGCTACGAAAACCGGGACAATGGTACCCTGCCCGCCAACTTGTGGGATGCCACCCAAGCCATGAAAGCCAGCCCGCTCTCCGTCGAATTGTTCGGCGAGGCCTTTGTCAATCACTTCACCAGTACCCGCGACTGGGAGTGGCGTCAATACGCCCGCCAGGTCAGCGATTGGGAGCTACGACGGTATTTCGAGATTATTTAG
- a CDS encoding ArsR/SmtB family transcription factor → MRRDVFQAIADPTRRTILSLIALQAMTPNALAEHFDTSRQAVSKHIKILTECQLVRQEQAGREIYYHFNALKMKEIADWLEPFRQQWESRFDQLDNLLTTLKTDEKS, encoded by the coding sequence ATGAGACGAGATGTATTCCAGGCTATTGCCGATCCGACCCGACGGACCATCCTGAGCCTGATCGCGTTACAGGCCATGACGCCTAACGCCCTGGCCGAGCATTTTGACACCAGTCGGCAGGCGGTTTCCAAGCATATCAAAATCCTGACCGAGTGTCAGCTGGTACGTCAGGAACAGGCCGGTCGGGAAATCTACTATCATTTCAATGCGCTGAAAATGAAAGAAATAGCTGACTGGCTGGAACCCTTCCGACAACAATGGGAAAGCAGATTCGATCAACTGGATAATTTATTGACTACCTTAAAAACCGACGAAAAATCATGA
- a CDS encoding Gfo/Idh/MocA family protein, with translation MPTTRREFLNSSTKLAAAASLGGMTYSPAQAQRVKNANDKITVALIGARSMGFGDLSNALKLPNVECVALCDIDDEVLTRRAADVEKMQGKVPKQYKEFERVMDDKSIDAVIIGTPDHWHCLPFIAACQAGKDIYVEKPLANSIAECNLMVQAARKYKRVVQVGQQQRSGDHWMQARDYIQKGNIGTLRKVNVWGNFRYGIGQPVVPDSAVPPGVDFERWLGPAPERTFNKNRFHGSWRMFWDYGGGLLTDWGVHLLDMALWVKDVKELPLSVTASGGNFAFSDHAHETFDTMNVNFQLKDYTVNWENVAGIQSGPYGRSYGLAYIGNDATLVIDRAGWEVFPEMSDDGKTYKVAKVPPQSGRDYHLDHMKNFITCIETRQDPNCPIENGALVASYAHMGNIALLTKSELKWDNAQKNFGDNAAANAFITPKYRKPWVLPKV, from the coding sequence ATGCCTACCACCCGCCGCGAATTCCTCAACAGCTCCACCAAACTAGCCGCTGCCGCCAGCCTGGGTGGCATGACCTACTCACCCGCGCAGGCCCAACGCGTCAAAAACGCCAATGACAAAATTACCGTGGCCCTGATTGGAGCGCGGAGCATGGGTTTCGGTGATCTGAGCAACGCCCTCAAACTTCCCAATGTAGAATGCGTCGCCCTATGCGACATCGACGACGAAGTACTTACACGCCGCGCCGCCGACGTGGAGAAAATGCAGGGCAAGGTACCCAAACAATACAAAGAGTTCGAACGGGTCATGGACGACAAATCCATCGACGCGGTCATCATCGGCACGCCCGACCACTGGCACTGTCTACCGTTCATCGCCGCCTGCCAGGCGGGTAAGGATATTTATGTGGAAAAACCCCTGGCCAACAGCATCGCGGAGTGCAATCTGATGGTACAGGCCGCCCGTAAGTATAAGCGCGTAGTACAGGTAGGTCAGCAGCAGCGCAGCGGCGACCACTGGATGCAGGCCCGGGACTATATTCAAAAGGGAAACATCGGTACCCTGCGCAAGGTGAATGTCTGGGGCAACTTCCGCTATGGCATCGGACAGCCCGTGGTACCTGATTCGGCAGTGCCGCCGGGCGTTGATTTTGAGCGGTGGCTGGGTCCGGCCCCCGAGCGTACTTTTAACAAAAACCGCTTCCACGGCTCATGGCGTATGTTTTGGGACTATGGCGGCGGACTTCTTACCGACTGGGGGGTACATTTGCTGGACATGGCGTTGTGGGTGAAAGACGTGAAAGAACTTCCGCTCTCGGTCACGGCCTCGGGAGGCAACTTCGCCTTTTCCGACCACGCGCATGAGACCTTCGATACGATGAACGTCAATTTCCAGCTGAAAGACTATACCGTCAACTGGGAGAATGTGGCGGGTATCCAAAGCGGCCCCTACGGTCGTTCGTACGGATTGGCGTATATCGGCAACGATGCTACGCTGGTGATCGACCGTGCGGGATGGGAGGTTTTTCCAGAAATGAGCGACGATGGAAAAACCTACAAGGTAGCCAAGGTACCCCCGCAGTCAGGCCGCGACTACCACCTGGATCACATGAAAAACTTCATTACTTGCATCGAAACCCGGCAAGACCCGAACTGCCCCATCGAAAACGGGGCACTCGTGGCCTCCTACGCCCACATGGGTAACATCGCTCTGCTCACAAAGTCAGAACTGAAATGGGATAATGCCCAGAAGAATTTTGGCGATAATGCGGCCGCCAATGCCTTCATCACGCCCAAGTACCGGAAGCCCTGGGTGCTACCTAAGGTATAG
- a CDS encoding slipin family protein: MIILLFLLAGIRIIFEYKRALKFRFGSYVETLQPGLRWIIPFVESIQTVDIRVITINIVSQEVMTEDNVPCSIDGVVFFKVESPEKAVLAVEQFQFAISQLAQAALRDVCGKVELDTILSKREEMGKNIKAIVAEETVQWGIIVIDVKIKDIQLPENMRRMMANQAEAERSRRAQVILAQAEEQAAHKLLEAGRIIDQSPSAIKLRLYQTLSNIAAEKNSTILFPFPEEMFPRSTKVEPKDTE, translated from the coding sequence GTGATTATCCTCTTATTCCTGCTGGCCGGGATACGTATCATTTTTGAATACAAACGGGCCCTGAAATTCCGATTCGGTAGCTATGTCGAAACCCTGCAACCCGGTCTCCGGTGGATTATCCCTTTTGTTGAGAGCATCCAGACAGTAGATATCCGGGTCATTACCATCAATATCGTCTCGCAGGAAGTCATGACCGAAGACAACGTACCCTGCAGCATCGACGGCGTGGTATTCTTTAAAGTCGAAAGCCCGGAAAAGGCGGTTTTGGCGGTAGAACAATTTCAGTTTGCCATCAGTCAGCTGGCGCAGGCCGCGCTGCGGGATGTGTGTGGTAAGGTGGAACTGGACACGATCCTGTCGAAACGCGAGGAAATGGGGAAGAATATCAAAGCCATCGTGGCCGAAGAGACTGTGCAATGGGGAATTATTGTCATCGACGTAAAAATCAAGGACATTCAGCTACCCGAGAACATGCGGCGGATGATGGCGAACCAGGCGGAGGCCGAGCGGTCGCGCCGGGCGCAGGTTATCCTGGCCCAGGCCGAAGAGCAAGCCGCCCACAAACTGTTGGAAGCGGGCCGGATTATCGATCAGTCGCCCTCAGCCATTAAACTAAGGCTGTATCAAACCCTGTCGAACATCGCTGCCGAGAAGAATTCGACGATTCTCTTTCCATTTCCCGAGGAGATGTTTCCACGGAGTACGAAGGTAGAACCAAAAGATACCGAATGA
- a CDS encoding TIGR01459 family HAD-type hydrolase yields MQLDNFKSVVSKYDVIFFDAFGVLKTHDTLIPGIEKTFAYLREKKKDFYVLTNDASRSPVELAASYHRLGLSDIVPECIISSGMLAREYLGLKISSGTVAYLGTEKSAHYIETLGLKTMPINQLVLETMAGVNALVMLDDEGFDWNTDLSKTVNLLRRRNIPVVVANTDRTYPMSAHQVAIAIGGVADMIERIVGKHFIRFGKPDAQMFIFAYEHIKNYPNVSKKDILMVGDTLHTDILGGNKFGLDTALVLTGNTLPHEAELKIQSTGIIPTYICESAVV; encoded by the coding sequence ATGCAATTGGATAATTTTAAGTCCGTCGTATCCAAATATGACGTTATTTTCTTCGATGCCTTTGGCGTTTTAAAAACCCACGACACACTCATTCCCGGCATCGAGAAAACGTTTGCCTACCTGCGCGAGAAGAAGAAAGATTTTTATGTGTTGACCAACGATGCCTCCCGCAGCCCCGTCGAGCTGGCGGCTTCCTACCACCGGCTGGGACTGTCCGACATTGTGCCAGAATGCATCATTTCGTCGGGAATGCTGGCGCGGGAGTACCTGGGTCTCAAAATCAGCAGCGGTACGGTGGCTTACCTGGGTACGGAAAAGTCGGCGCACTACATCGAAACGCTGGGGTTGAAAACCATGCCGATCAACCAACTGGTGCTGGAAACCATGGCCGGTGTGAATGCCTTGGTGATGCTCGACGACGAGGGCTTCGACTGGAACACCGACCTCAGCAAAACCGTCAATCTGCTGCGCCGCCGCAACATTCCGGTCGTGGTGGCCAATACCGACCGTACCTACCCCATGTCGGCCCATCAGGTAGCCATCGCCATCGGGGGCGTGGCCGATATGATCGAGCGAATCGTGGGCAAGCACTTCATCCGCTTTGGCAAGCCCGATGCCCAGATGTTCATTTTTGCCTACGAGCACATCAAAAACTATCCTAATGTCAGCAAGAAAGATATCCTCATGGTAGGCGACACGCTGCACACCGACATTCTGGGGGGGAATAAGTTTGGGTTGGACACCGCCCTGGTCCTGACGGGGAACACGCTACCCCATGAGGCCGAACTGAAAATCCAGAGTACGGGAATCATTCCTACCTACATCTGTGAGTCAGCGGTGGTGTAG
- a CDS encoding SRPBCC family protein, giving the protein MKKTTFSEDLANNRMHVTREFAADRERVWQAWTQPELLDQWWAPKPWQAKTKTMQFEEGGYWLYCMMGPKGEKSWAKVNYQRIEAPEKFVALDVFCDEEGTINDDFPKMHWDTTFQSSETGTKVEIEIKFDSPEDLKKIVEMGFKEGLSAAQDNLDALMAA; this is encoded by the coding sequence ATGAAAAAGACCACGTTCTCAGAAGATTTAGCAAACAACAGAATGCACGTCACCCGCGAATTTGCGGCCGACCGCGAGCGGGTATGGCAAGCCTGGACACAGCCCGAGTTGCTGGACCAATGGTGGGCTCCCAAACCCTGGCAGGCCAAAACCAAAACGATGCAGTTTGAAGAAGGCGGGTATTGGCTTTACTGTATGATGGGTCCCAAGGGCGAAAAATCATGGGCAAAAGTCAACTATCAGCGCATCGAGGCCCCGGAAAAATTTGTAGCCCTCGATGTTTTCTGCGACGAGGAAGGCACCATCAACGATGATTTTCCGAAAATGCATTGGGACACCACTTTTCAAAGCAGTGAAACGGGAACGAAGGTAGAAATTGAAATCAAATTCGATTCTCCGGAAGATCTGAAAAAAATCGTGGAAATGGGTTTCAAGGAAGGACTTTCTGCCGCCCAAGACAACCTCGACGCATTAATGGCCGCCTAA
- a CDS encoding peptidoglycan DD-metalloendopeptidase family protein has translation MSRRLTLIAAVTTILVFAAAQLLFIDFNDSFFSPHPEHLAHKSAPLPPPAPVVYGIPTDSLNIVEGVIKSGETMSTLLATYNIGSATVHELAQKARGVFKARNLRTNRPYTLLHTADEARTARYLIYEPNDVEYVIYDLRDSLAVTLHQRPIDVVERELVGEIRGSLYQSILNAGGSAQLVDKLADIYAWRLDLNRVQVGDTFKLIFEEKQVNGKTIGNGQLKAAYIEHNGQPLYAIGFDQGQGIDYYDQDGQSFKKAFLKEPVEYSRISSRYTNRRFHPVQKRFKAHLGTDFAAPRGTPIRTVGDGVVLEAGRTLGNGNYVKIRHNKTYTTQYLHMSKFAKGIRRGTRVSMGQTIGYVGSTGLSTGPHLCYRFWKNGRQVDALKEKLPLANPVQKAHLTAFFQVKDTILGRMEAMDTTQTQQEMLAARRAEADPSSI, from the coding sequence ATGTCCAGACGACTGACCCTAATCGCAGCCGTAACAACCATCCTAGTTTTTGCCGCTGCCCAACTGCTTTTCATAGATTTTAACGATTCATTTTTCAGCCCCCATCCCGAACATTTAGCCCATAAATCGGCTCCCCTTCCTCCCCCCGCCCCTGTGGTGTATGGCATACCTACCGACTCGCTTAACATTGTGGAAGGGGTAATCAAATCGGGCGAAACGATGTCTACCCTGCTGGCTACCTATAACATAGGATCAGCTACGGTGCACGAGCTGGCCCAAAAAGCCAGGGGAGTTTTCAAAGCGCGCAACCTCCGCACCAACCGCCCCTACACCCTGTTGCACACGGCCGATGAGGCCCGCACGGCCAGGTACCTTATTTATGAACCCAATGACGTAGAGTATGTCATCTACGACCTGCGCGACAGCCTGGCGGTCACCCTGCACCAGCGCCCCATCGACGTGGTAGAGCGCGAACTGGTAGGCGAGATCCGCGGTTCGCTGTACCAGTCGATTCTGAATGCGGGCGGTTCGGCCCAGCTGGTCGACAAACTGGCCGACATCTACGCCTGGCGGCTCGACCTGAACCGTGTCCAGGTAGGTGACACTTTCAAGCTTATTTTTGAGGAGAAACAGGTCAATGGCAAAACCATCGGGAACGGTCAGCTGAAAGCCGCTTATATCGAGCATAACGGCCAGCCCCTCTACGCCATTGGTTTCGACCAGGGCCAGGGTATCGATTACTACGACCAGGACGGACAGAGTTTTAAGAAGGCCTTCCTGAAAGAGCCCGTCGAATACAGCCGCATCAGTTCGCGCTACACCAACCGCCGGTTTCATCCCGTCCAGAAACGTTTCAAGGCGCATTTGGGTACTGATTTTGCCGCTCCCCGGGGTACCCCCATCCGTACTGTAGGCGATGGGGTGGTATTGGAAGCAGGCCGTACCTTAGGGAATGGCAATTATGTCAAAATCCGCCATAACAAGACCTACACGACCCAGTACCTGCATATGTCGAAATTTGCCAAGGGAATTCGGCGGGGTACCCGGGTCAGCATGGGACAGACTATCGGCTACGTGGGTAGTACGGGACTTTCAACGGGCCCACACCTGTGTTACCGCTTCTGGAAAAACGGACGGCAGGTAGATGCCCTCAAGGAAAAACTTCCCCTGGCCAATCCCGTGCAAAAGGCCCATCTGACCGCTTTTTTCCAGGTTAAGGATACCATCCTGGGGCGCATGGAGGCCATGGATACCACGCAGACCCAGCAGGAAATGCTGGCGGCCCGGCGAGCGGAAGCCGATCCTTCTTCGATTTAG
- a CDS encoding phosphatase domain-containing protein yields MKKLYVMLTRNVEARKPFEDVVKHYQLLSMAGKSGEASGKNTFFYVSSSEWNLYDYINRFIAKHGLPKAVLKLKNIKKSLTDFLSSGGGSHQHKQTKIEHIVTFYPRHQFILLGDDSQHDPTIYENICKIYPKNIRAIYIRQTGSRPKSEVTGILNNIEGLHVSTCYFEHSNEAILHSVREKIITQEALEKFGQVTEETNTNF; encoded by the coding sequence TTGAAAAAACTCTACGTCATGCTCACCCGGAATGTGGAAGCCCGGAAGCCGTTCGAGGATGTGGTCAAACACTACCAGCTCCTGAGCATGGCCGGGAAGTCGGGCGAAGCTTCGGGTAAGAACACGTTTTTCTATGTATCCAGCAGCGAGTGGAACCTGTATGATTACATCAATCGCTTTATCGCAAAGCATGGGCTACCCAAAGCCGTGTTAAAACTGAAAAACATCAAAAAGAGCCTGACCGACTTCCTGAGCAGCGGCGGTGGTTCCCATCAGCACAAGCAAACCAAAATCGAGCACATTGTTACCTTCTACCCGCGCCACCAGTTTATTCTGCTGGGCGACGACTCTCAGCACGATCCTACGATTTACGAAAACATTTGCAAAATCTATCCTAAAAATATCCGGGCTATTTATATACGCCAAACCGGAAGCCGCCCCAAATCGGAAGTAACGGGCATCCTGAATAATATCGAGGGACTGCATGTCAGTACCTGCTACTTTGAGCATAGCAACGAAGCCATTCTTCATTCGGTACGGGAAAAGATCATCACGCAGGAGGCGCTGGAAAAATTTGGGCAAGTGACGGAGGAAACCAACACTAATTTTTGA
- a CDS encoding diacylglycerol/lipid kinase family protein encodes MPFPKKVLLVVNPIAGDVDKTELIENIESKAKSQGFDLAVYRTDGENDRQAIEQSLQDFQPDRVLVAGGDGTINQIADILQGKPVTMGLLPLGSANGLATNLGISGDWQESVEVALGEHISCLDGMMINGHLGLHLSDLGLNARLVKNYEEGEVRGKWGYAKEVIRTLSEHDLFRVRITTDTETVETDATIVILANATMYGTGVVINPEGNLCDGKFEVIVATRFDIIELAKLIAGATELDPEVVRTFCTTHAEIECLEQQALFQIDGEFMGPVDRVKAHILPNMLSVAVPAVTEGVK; translated from the coding sequence ATGCCATTTCCTAAAAAAGTGCTTTTGGTCGTCAATCCCATCGCGGGCGATGTAGACAAAACCGAATTGATTGAGAATATAGAAAGTAAAGCCAAAAGTCAGGGATTCGATCTTGCGGTATACCGGACAGACGGAGAAAACGACCGTCAGGCGATTGAGCAGTCTTTGCAGGATTTCCAGCCCGACCGTGTACTGGTGGCGGGAGGCGATGGTACCATCAACCAGATTGCCGACATCCTGCAAGGAAAACCGGTCACGATGGGCTTGCTGCCCCTGGGCTCGGCCAACGGCTTGGCGACCAATCTTGGAATTTCGGGCGACTGGCAAGAATCCGTGGAAGTAGCCCTGGGCGAGCATATTTCTTGCCTGGACGGCATGATGATCAACGGACATCTGGGATTGCATCTGAGCGATTTGGGCCTGAATGCCCGTCTGGTCAAAAACTATGAAGAAGGTGAAGTACGGGGCAAGTGGGGCTACGCCAAGGAGGTGATCCGTACCCTGAGCGAACACGATCTTTTTCGGGTACGCATCACCACCGACACCGAAACGGTGGAAACCGATGCTACCATAGTCATTCTGGCCAATGCTACCATGTACGGTACCGGGGTGGTAATCAACCCGGAGGGGAACCTGTGCGACGGCAAGTTTGAGGTTATCGTCGCCACCCGCTTCGATATCATCGAACTGGCTAAGCTAATTGCTGGCGCCACCGAACTCGACCCGGAGGTAGTGCGGACCTTTTGTACAACCCACGCTGAAATCGAATGCCTCGAGCAACAGGCGCTCTTCCAGATCGACGGAGAATTCATGGGACCGGTGGATCGCGTGAAGGCGCACATTCTGCCCAACATGCTGAGCGTAGCCGTACCGGCGGTGACCGAGGGGGTGAAATAA
- a CDS encoding trans-sulfuration enzyme family protein — protein sequence MDISHILNELGEDRQQYFNAVSPPIIQTSNFAFNSFADLRAAFADEMSTYVYSRGVNPTSDMLRKKLAALDEAEDALVFNSGASAIFCAVLANVKSGDHIISIEKPYTWAYRMFDNILTRFGVSTTYIDGTRIENFEAALRPETRIIYLESPNTLTYELQDLAAVAALAKRHNILTIIDNSYCTPLHQKPHAFGIDLSLQSATKYIGGHSDTVAGVLTGSKELIHKIFMEQMLNTGSQLPPFDAWLLLRGLRTLPMRLERITKTTQEVLTYLKQHPRIERVLFPFDEDFPQLELAKKQMSGACGLFTVVLKADSHAQIERFTLALQHFLMAVSWGGHESLILPQAAGMAPEDFDPTIERHRMARIYIGLEDADYLIKDLEQALSEL from the coding sequence TTGGACATTTCCCACATTCTCAACGAACTCGGCGAAGACCGCCAGCAGTATTTCAACGCAGTTTCCCCGCCCATTATCCAGACCAGTAATTTCGCTTTCAATTCCTTTGCCGATCTGCGCGCGGCCTTTGCCGACGAAATGTCTACGTACGTCTACTCGCGGGGCGTCAATCCAACGAGCGACATGCTGCGCAAGAAACTGGCCGCGCTCGACGAAGCCGAGGACGCCCTGGTTTTCAATAGCGGAGCTTCAGCCATATTCTGCGCGGTGCTGGCCAACGTCAAGTCCGGCGATCATATTATTTCGATCGAGAAGCCCTACACCTGGGCTTACCGCATGTTTGACAATATCCTCACGAGGTTTGGGGTAAGCACTACCTACATAGACGGTACCCGAATAGAAAATTTCGAGGCCGCCTTGCGTCCTGAAACCCGGATTATCTACCTCGAATCGCCTAATACGCTTACCTACGAGTTGCAGGATCTGGCAGCGGTGGCAGCACTCGCCAAACGCCATAATATTCTGACTATCATTGACAATAGCTACTGCACCCCGCTGCACCAGAAGCCTCATGCCTTCGGCATCGACCTCAGTTTGCAATCGGCCACGAAGTACATCGGTGGTCATAGCGATACCGTAGCCGGGGTACTGACGGGTTCAAAGGAATTGATCCATAAGATTTTCATGGAGCAGATGCTCAACACCGGATCGCAGCTTCCTCCCTTCGATGCCTGGCTGCTGCTGCGGGGGCTGCGGACGCTGCCCATGCGGCTGGAACGCATTACCAAAACCACGCAGGAGGTTTTGACCTACCTGAAGCAACACCCCAGGATTGAGCGGGTACTCTTTCCGTTCGACGAGGATTTTCCCCAGCTCGAACTCGCCAAAAAGCAAATGTCGGGCGCTTGTGGCCTGTTTACTGTGGTACTGAAAGCTGATAGTCACGCTCAGATTGAGCGGTTCACCCTGGCCTTGCAGCATTTCCTGATGGCAGTCTCGTGGGGCGGTCACGAGTCGCTGATCCTACCCCAGGCGGCGGGCATGGCTCCTGAAGACTTCGACCCTACCATCGAACGCCACCGCATGGCCCGGATTTACATTGGCCTGGAAGACGCGGATTATTTGATCAAAGATTTGGAACAGGCACTGTCAGAGTTATGA
- a CDS encoding PH domain-containing protein: MSTIYKSKIGLELVIPLFIILGGATLMTLYTSRWLALLVLLATDAFVIHLFATTFYQIDGNRLRIKSGFLYNETIDIHRIKQIVATNSLLSSPALSLDRLEIKYNTFDSALVSPKEKLKFIENLKQVNPAIHINLKK, from the coding sequence ATGAGCACAATTTACAAATCAAAAATAGGACTGGAGCTCGTCATCCCACTTTTTATTATTTTAGGTGGGGCTACCCTTATGACGCTTTACACAAGCCGTTGGTTGGCGTTACTCGTTCTGCTAGCTACCGACGCTTTCGTCATTCACTTGTTTGCCACCACGTTCTACCAAATCGACGGCAACAGACTACGGATAAAAAGTGGCTTTTTATACAATGAAACGATTGACATCCACCGGATCAAACAAATTGTCGCTACCAATAGTCTGTTGAGCTCTCCGGCACTATCGCTCGACCGGCTGGAAATAAAATATAATACCTTCGATAGCGCGCTCGTTTCGCCCAAAGAAAAGTTGAAATTCATTGAAAATTTGAAACAAGTGAATCCTGCGATTCATATAAACCTCAAAAAATAG